The Linepithema humile isolate Giens D197 chromosome 2, Lhum_UNIL_v1.0, whole genome shotgun sequence genome has a segment encoding these proteins:
- the LOC105671854 gene encoding uncharacterized protein, with protein sequence MPACSSEKLFSSSPPMSRSSSASPPLPSSPLSTSPSRKSPVSSSNGFVSTSSVPENLYRASSGSSMPTVIFTQRRQQLQRQASQQAQRGVQVTNHNAERNSDSLLLRILSWYFGLLLSLLRNAFNVVGYAIWAPALWASAWVCLFWVILQLPLTALKWFITMLHTPAYERSRNKRCVLISGGSTVQAVHLARNFYKAGARVVVCELDGLFGLARFSTACSKFYTIPRPGPGNVVEYIKALGDIVRRERVAYYIPVSAASTAYYDALAKPHLEIMGCECFVPDAGEVTALDDPFELLQRCRMLGLITPQHFLLRSMSDLSALYEQNTFRVGRYMMLAAGPAGMRDRAKVPLPPTIREFRNQQLEISERRPWVVIRDPGGSHFITCTTLKESRIVANVTCRVDEDRGLIPEECPEVTQWLERFFARSFGARINGHVSFRLAVSEGTDELLSIGCRVGVSLPYICHTGIHPRLVWKPCRHFSRQNSAVLGTPDRQLLSDAMAGALKRPADETAPHLLGTVLDKREALFVYWDPLPYCAYYHLQLPFRRVAGVIRAQHNPPLAVVQ encoded by the coding sequence ATGCCCGCCTGCTCGAGCGAGAAGCTATTTTCCTCCAGTCCGCCGATGTCGCGGAGTAGCAGCGCATCACCGCCGCTACCCAGCTCACCGTTGTCCACGTCGCCGTCCCGGAAGTCGCCCGTATCGTCATCGAACGGATTCGTGTCGACGTCTAGCGTGCCGGAGAATCTCTACCGGGCGTCGTCAGGCTCGAGTATGCCAACGGTGATATTCACCCAAAGACGACAGCAGCTACAGCGGCAAGCGTCACAGCAGGCACAACGGGGCGTGCAAGTGACAAATCATAATGCCGAGCGCAATAGTGATTCTTTATTGTTGAGGATCCTGAGCTGGTACTTTGGACTGTTACTGAGTCTTCTTCGGAATGCTTTCAACGTGGTCGGTTACGCTATCTGGGCGCCCGCTCTGTGGGCGTCCGCCTGGGTCTGCCTGTTCTGGGTGATTCTACAACTGCCGCTCACCGCCCTCAAGTGGTTCATCACCATGCTGCACACCCCGGCATATGAAAGATCGCGCAACAAACGTTGCGTGCTCATCAGCGGCGGTAGCACGGTGCAGGCGGTACACCTCGCGCGGAACTTCTACAAGGCGGGCGCTCGGGTGGTGGTGTGCGAGCTCGACGGGCTGTTTGGCCTGGCCCGATTCTCCACCGCCTGCTCCAAGTTTTACACGATACCGCGACCTGGTCCGGGGAATGTCGTGGAGTATATCAAAGCGCTGGGCGACATCGTCCGGCGCGAGAGGGTGGCTTACTACATACCAGTGAGCGCCGCCAGCACTGCTTATTACGACGCTCTGGCGAAACCGCACTTGGAAATCATGGGCTGCGAGTGCTTTGTGCCCGACGCCGGTGAGGTAACCGCGCTGGACGATCCGTTCGAATTACTGCAACGCTGTCGCATGCTCGGCCTCATCACGCCGCAGCACTTTCTGCTGCGCTCGATGTCGGATCTGTCCGCGCTCTACGAGCAGAACACGTTCCGCGTCGGTAGGTACATGATGCTGGCCGCCGGCCCCGCCGGGATGCGCGACCGAGCCAAGGTCCCGTTACCGCCCACCATCCGGGAGTTCAGGAACCAGCAACTCGAAATTAGCGAGAGGCGACCGTGGGTGGTAATCCGCGATCCCGGCGGAAGTCATTTCATCACCTGCACCACGCTCAAGGAGTCCCGGATCGTGGCGAACGTGACGTGTCGCGTGGACGAAGATAGAGGACTCATCCCGGAAGAATGTCCCGAGGTGACCCAATGGCTAGAGCGATTCTTCGCCCGTTCCTTCGGTGCCCGAATCAATGGCCATGTGAGCTTTCGGCTAGCGGTATCGGAGGGCACGGACGAGCTGCTATCCATCGGCTGTCGGGTGGGCGTGAGCTTGCCCTACATCTGCCACACGGGAATACACCCGCGTCTAGTCTGGAAGCCTTGCAGGCACTTCTCGAGGCAGAACTCGGCCGTGCTAGGCACCCCAGATAGGCAGTTGCTGTCCGATGCCATGGCCGGCGCCTTGAAACGACCGGCCGACGAGACGGCGCCCCATCTGCTGGGCACAGTGTTGGACAAAAGGGAAGCTCTTTTCGTGTACTGGGACCCTTTGCCCTATTGCGCTTACTATCATTTGCAGCTACCCTTCAGACGTGTCGCGGGGGTCATCCGAGCGCAGCACAACCCACCACTAGCGGTAGTGCAATAA